From the Phycisphaeraceae bacterium genome, one window contains:
- the efp gene encoding elongation factor P, producing the protein MKANDVRTGNALEMDGQLWLVVKLDHVKPGKGPAYTQVKLKNLQTGNHIEKRLRGSDEVTEAVLDRREMEYLYDDASGSVFMDNETYEQFTVPKDILGDTILYLKPNTPVTALVYQGNVMSINPPAAVELEVKDTPPGIKGATATNQPKEAILETGLKTRVPAFVNNGDTVKISTDSGEYLGRQ; encoded by the coding sequence ATGAAGGCCAACGATGTCCGAACCGGAAACGCACTCGAAATGGACGGCCAACTCTGGCTCGTCGTCAAGCTCGACCACGTCAAGCCAGGCAAAGGCCCCGCTTACACCCAGGTCAAACTCAAGAACCTCCAGACCGGCAACCACATCGAAAAACGGCTCCGCGGCTCCGACGAAGTGACCGAGGCCGTACTCGATCGACGTGAGATGGAGTACCTCTACGATGACGCCTCCGGCTCCGTCTTCATGGACAACGAAACCTACGAGCAGTTCACCGTCCCAAAAGACATCCTTGGCGACACCATCCTCTATCTCAAACCCAACACCCCCGTCACCGCCCTGGTCTACCAGGGCAACGTCATGTCCATCAACCCGCCCGCCGCCGTCGAACTCGAAGTCAAGGACACCCCCCCGGGCATCAAGGGCGCTACCGCCACCAACCAACCCAAAGAAGCCATCCTCGAAACCGGACTCAAGACCCGCGTCCCCGCCTTCGTCAACAACGGCGACACCGTCAAGATCTCCACCGACTCCGGCGAATACCTCGGCCGACAATAA
- a CDS encoding class I SAM-dependent methyltransferase has product MNSLDATIGRYEIRMPSEAGLMSQDQEWCELTLDGETSTIRFHDYDLIYHHPGLYESLFYRMLKCTSPKQVVRLLETVFEQDDQADLSGLRVLDLGAGNGMVGEQLIDAGADAVVGLDIIPEAKAASERDRPWVYDDYHIVDLLSLPEEKEKKIREARLNCLTTVAALGFGDVPSGAFLKSLDLIESPGWVVFNLNENFLAPDDESGFAALIQELSARKVLRVDAWLRYQHRLSTTGEPLFYLAMIAHKLDDVPVEMLEELLG; this is encoded by the coding sequence ATGAACTCGCTTGACGCGACGATCGGCCGTTACGAGATCCGTATGCCGTCAGAGGCCGGACTGATGAGTCAGGATCAGGAGTGGTGTGAGTTGACGCTCGATGGGGAGACCTCGACGATCCGGTTTCATGATTACGACCTGATTTATCACCACCCTGGTCTGTATGAGTCGTTGTTCTACCGGATGCTCAAGTGCACCTCACCGAAGCAGGTGGTTCGATTGCTGGAGACCGTGTTTGAGCAGGATGATCAAGCGGATCTCAGTGGCCTGCGCGTCTTGGACCTGGGTGCCGGGAACGGGATGGTGGGTGAGCAACTGATCGATGCTGGAGCGGACGCGGTGGTGGGTCTGGACATCATCCCCGAGGCCAAGGCGGCGTCGGAACGCGACCGGCCGTGGGTTTATGACGACTATCACATCGTTGACCTGCTGAGTCTTCCTGAAGAGAAAGAGAAGAAGATCCGTGAGGCGAGGCTGAACTGTCTCACGACGGTGGCGGCACTTGGATTCGGTGATGTGCCGTCGGGGGCATTCCTCAAGTCGCTGGACCTGATCGAGTCGCCCGGCTGGGTCGTGTTCAACCTCAATGAGAACTTCCTGGCACCCGATGATGAGAGCGGGTTTGCCGCGTTGATTCAGGAGTTGAGTGCCCGGAAGGTGCTGCGGGTGGATGCATGGCTGCGGTATCAGCATCGCTTGAGCACGACGGGTGAGCCGCTTTTTTACCTGGCGATGATCGCTCACAAGCTCGACGATGTGCCGGTGGAGATGCTTGAGGAACTACTGGGTTGA